TAGCTACTGCATTCGCTACGTCGTTAACCCCTTTTCTAGTGATTTCCTCTGCGCCAATAGCCGCTTTAAAAGAAACTGCATTTTTTTGATCTAATAATAAAGCTGATTCTTTTTGTTTGTTAGCAGTAGTTGATTTAACCACTACATCTTTTAATGTGAAACTTCCAGAAGAAAGTGCTTGATTGATAACTACAGTTTCGTTTGCTTTTACGGTAACTGGAGCTTCTACAGATTCATATCCTAAAAAACTAAATATAACAGTGTAGTTTCCAGGATTTACGCTTAACGAATATTTTCCGTCAACGTCAGTATTTACGCTAATGTTTGTACCTTTAATTAAAACATTTGCAAAAGGTAATGGATCGTTGTTCATTTCTTTGTCGGATAGAACTCCAGAAATCGTACCTTTGTTTTGCGCGATCGAAATCGTACAAATAAATAATGCAATAAATAGAAATCTTAAATTGAATTTCATTGAGTGTGTTGTGTTTAATTTATTTTTGTGCAAAGAAAGAACCGCCCTGTAAAGTCCATGTTATGGACTTGTTATGTTTTTGTGTTGTTAAGATTATCAAATTGTTACCAGATTAAATTACCGTTAACACCAATTTTTAAAGGTTTATTTGTTAGTATATTTACCCTGTGAAATACAAAACATCGGATAAATAATTACAATATTTGATGTAAAAAATCTCAATTTTTGCTATTTATGAAAAAAACACAAACTAAGATTTTATTAGTTGACGACGAACCAGATATCTTAGAAATCGTTGGCTATAACCTTGCTCAGGAAGGCTACCAGATTGTTACAGCTTCTAATGGAAAAGATGCTATAGCAAAAGCTCAGAAAGAATTGCCTGAATTAATTATCATGGACGTAATGATGGCAGAAATGGACGGAATGGAAGCATGCGAGCATATTAGAAAAATTCCAGAATTAAATAATGTTATCATAACATTCCTAACGGCAAGAAGTGAGGATTATTCGCAAGTAGCTGGTTTTGACGCCGGTGCCGATGATTATATTACAAAGCCTATAAAACCAAAATTATTAGTGTCTAAAGTAAAGGCTCTGTTAAGAAGGTTAAAAGAACAAGAAATAGTTTCAGATACTATAAATGTGGGCGGAATCGAGATTAACCGCGAAGAATATAAGATCATAAAAGGCAACGTAGAAATTGCTTTACCAAGAAAAGAATTCGAACTATTTTATTTATTAGCTTCAAAACCAGGTAAAGTTTTTAAAAGAGATGAAATCCTAGACAAAGTCTGGGGGAATGAAGTAGTAGTTGGAGGAAGAACAATCGATGTTCACATTAGAAAACTACGTGAGAAAATTGGCGAAGACCTTTTCAAAACCATTAAAGGGGTTGGTTACAAATTTGAAGTTTAGTACCCACTATAAATTTGAACCATTAAGTGATATAGTTCATTTAATTTATAGTATACATATTTCCTTATCAAAGTTGTCTTTGTCAAAGTTTTTAACTTTGACAAAGATTTGCTTTTTTTAGTTCGTATGTGATTTATCCAATTAAAGTTTTACTTTTAAATGAGCTTATATCACTTATATGGTGAAAAATAATCTTTTAATGATTTTTTTCTTTTAAACAATTTCAATGAAAATCAATTTTAAAAAAACATACAAATTTGCTATTAAATCAGCACTGTATATAAGTCTGTTCGCCACAGGATTTGTGCTGATATTAATGTCCCTTTTTTACAAGAATCAATTAAAACATCAAATAGCATTTGGAATAGTTTTCATAATCATCATTTACATATTCTCTTTTCTAGTTTTACAATATCGTGTAGAACGATTTATTTACCGACGTGTCAAGAAAATTTATGATGAGGTTTCTCTTTTAGAATCAACCACTCTTATTAATCAGCCGATTAATACCGACATGGAAACACTTTCAAGAGAAGTGAAAAAATTCGCAACCGATAAAAAACTTGAAATCGAAATGCTCGAAATTCGTGAACAGTACCGAAGAGAGTTTTTAGGCAACGTTTCGCACGAATTAAAAACACCATTATTTACTGTTCAAGGGTATGTTTCAACATTGCTTGACGGTGCTATGGATGACAAACACATTCGAAAAAAATATTTAAAACGTGCCGAAAAAGGAGTAGAACGTTTAATTTATATCGTAGAAGATTTGGACATGATTACCAAACTTGAATCTGGTGATTTAGATTTGGTGATGACTGATTTTGATATCGTGGAATTGATTCAGAATGTTTTTGAATTATTGGAAATGAAAGCCGATAAAAAGAAAATCAAACTCTCGTTTGAAAGCAAAAATGTACAATCGGTTATTGTGCGTGGTGATCAGGATAGAATTCAGCAGGTTTTAGAAAATCTAATTGTGAATTCTATTAAATACGGAAAAGAAGGAGGATTGACCGAAGTTGGTATTGTAAATTTAACCAAGAAAAAAGTCCTAATTCGTGTTAGTGATACAGGAGAAGGGGTTGAAAAACAAAATATCCCAAGACTTTTTGAACGTTTTTACAGAGTAGATAAAAGCGGAACTCGTTCTGAAGGAGGTTCTGGTTTAGGTCTGGCAATTGTAAAACACATTATTGAAGCACACAAAGAAAAAGTATATGTAGAAAGTGAATTCGGAATTGGTTCTGAATTTTCTTTTACACTTGAAAAAGCATATAAAGCACAAAAACCTGAGGTTAAAAAATCGTAACCTCGGGTTTTGTAAAAGCCGTAAAACGAAGGTTTTAACAATAAATCAACATACGGATTTCGGCGATAACATTAAATTTTTATTATAATAACATCTGGTTAATGATTTCTTAACATAGGTGATACATCTTTGCATCCTGAAATTAAGGGATTTAAAGAAATAATGATAAAAAGAAAAATATTAGCAGTTCTATTACTGTTTACTTGGGTTTCGAATGCTCAGGAATTAAACAAACAGGATGTAAAAAACGAAGTAATGCGTATTTTAGATTCTATAAACAAAGCAAAACTGCCAGAAACAAAATCTGGAGGAGGAGTTGAAGAACATTGGTATGACAGAATCTCTCTTAGAGGTTATGCTCAAATTCGATACAATGGTTTGCTTTCTACAAATGATAAAGTTTCCTGCGAACAATGTGATAGATCTTGGGGAACAACTTCTACAGCTCCAGATGCAAAATCCAACAACGGACTTTTTATTCGTCGTGCCCGTTTAGTATTTTCTGGACAAGTACACCCAAATGTACTTTTCTATTTTCAGCCGGATTTTGCGAGTTCGCCAAGTGCAGGAGTTCAAAACTTTGTACAGATTCGTGACTTGTATTTTGATCTTTCTTTTGATAAGAAAAAAGAATACCGAGTTCGTATCGGGCAAAGTAAAATCCCGTACGGATTCGAAAACATGCAGTCAAGTTCACAACGTTTAACATTAGACCGTTCTGATGCGATCAATAGTTCAATTTTAAACGAGCGTGATTTAGGAGTTTTCTTTTACTGGGCTCCAGCCGAAATCAGAGAACGTTTCGCCATGTTGGTAAAAGACGGATACAAAGGTTCTGGCGATTTTGGAGTTTTCGCTTTTGGAGTTTACAACGGGCAAATTGCGAATAAACTTGACGGAAACCGTGATCTAAATGTAGTGACCCGAGTAACCTATCCTTTTGTAATCGGCAGTCAGATTATCGAACCGGGAATTCAGGCATATACCGGAAAATGGGCGTTTACCGGAGAAGTTTCTTCAGGAGTTACCGTTAACGATCCGCAATATGTAAAAGATCAGCGAGTAGGAGCAACATTTGTTTTGTATCCAAGACCTTTCGGAATCCAGACTGAATACAACATAGGAAAAGGGCCTCGTTACAATACTTTAACCAAAACAATTGATGAAACCGACTTAAACGGTGGTTATGTTTTGCTGAATTATAAATGGAATATTAAAAAACAAGTTATCTATCCTTTTGCCAAATTTCAATATTATGACGGAGGAAAGAAATATGAAAAAGACGCCAGAAGTTACGTAGTAAGAGATTACGAATTTGGTATAGAATGGCAGCCACTTAAAGCCTTTGAACTTACCGCAGAATATGTGGTAGCCGACAGAACTTTTGTAGACAGTGCGCTTCCAGTCAACAGGCAACAAGGAAATGTGTTAAGATTGCAAGCGCAGTTTAATTTCTAGACTTTATCTTCAAAAACAGAAAATAACGATTCCCAATCAATATTATTTTCAAATTGGGACAATCCTTTAAACGACTTTACCTTTGATAAATCATCAATCGTAAAGTCGTCTTGCATTGTATAAGGTACAAGATTTTCTTCTTGAAGTTTTACCGCCAGATATTCCTGTTCGTATTGTCCTGGAGTTGGAATAAAAAAGGCTTTTTTACCCAATTTAGCTAAATCCATAACAGTTGTATAACCCGAACGGCAAAGAACAAATTCACTTTCGTTAAAAGTCTGCTCCAGCTGTTTAGAATTCATGAAATTGTAATATGTAACATTTCCTGCCTGCCATTTCTCCTGCGTTTTTTCTACAATTCCTTGTACAAAAACGACTTTTCCATCAAACTTAGCGGCTTCTTTCTGCAGTTTTTCATCTAGAAAAGTACGCTGTGGTTCTGGGCCAGAAAGTATAATCATCAAATCGTATACAATTGGTGTTTCCTTTTTCTTCATTCTGCTCAAAGGACCAATATATTTTAGATTCAGTTCTTTGGTTTCAAGATGTCCTAAATTACCCGTAAGATTTACTTCTCCATCTGTATCGGGAACCCAGCACTCTGTATATTTTTTGATAACCTGTTGGTGACATTTACTGGTAAACCAAGTAGTATTTCCAGTCATCACATTCAATTGATGCGTCATAAATACAGAAGGAACTCTTTTACTGAAAACCCCAAGCCGATTGTCAGAAATTATTCCGTCAATACCATGTTTTCTAATCCATGAATTCACCATTTTTTTCTCGTCTAAAATGGCAGTAATCATTTTCGGAAGATTTTTAATAAGCTTCCATTTAAAGTTTTTACCATTCTTGGCATATTCAATATGATAAGAAGGCAGTTCTAAAGTCTGAATATAAGGGAATTCCTTTCGTAATAAAGCTAGCGCCACACCATCAGAAGCAATAATAGGAATAAAATTGTTTTCTTGAAGCGCCTTGATTATAGGAATACATCTCGTGGCATGCCCTAGTCCCCAATTTAAGGGAGCAACTAAAATAGTTTTATTAGCAGAATAGTCAATGCTCATAATTTTTAACGCTTTTTAAAAAACGAAGATAAAAAAATAAGCTTCTGATGCTATTTCGTAGATATTACTAAATTATTAACTCTACAGACGCGCTGAGACGTGATTTTTCGTTAAAAAGATGGCAAAAAAACTCTTAACTAGACAATAAAGTTACTTATATGTTAAGTAGATTTTGACCTTAAAACTCCTCCAAACAAAAAAAGGAACTACATATATAGTTCCTTTTTAAGTTCTGTACGCAGTTCTATTAGTCCTGAATATAGGTTTTATTTCCGTTTTTGTTAATGTAATATTTACCGCCTTTTGGACCAGTATATACTTTTTTACCATTGTACTCTCCTGTAACTTTGTCTGGTGTTTTCGGAGCCTTTTCGTTTGTTTCTTTTAACGTTTTTGTCGCTGCTTTTTTAGTAGCAGTGGCATCTTTCTTAGCGGCTTTGCTTGCTGCGTCTGCTTTAGCTTCGGTTTTTTTTACTTCAGCTTTTGTGCTTTCAGCTTTTGCATCCTTTTTCGCTTTAGCGGCATCGCTTTTTGCTTTTGTGGCTTTCGCCGATGCATCAGTTGCCTCTTTGGCTGCTTTTTTAGATTTGTCAGCTTCT
This is a stretch of genomic DNA from Flavobacterium endoglycinae. It encodes these proteins:
- a CDS encoding porin, encoding MIKRKILAVLLLFTWVSNAQELNKQDVKNEVMRILDSINKAKLPETKSGGGVEEHWYDRISLRGYAQIRYNGLLSTNDKVSCEQCDRSWGTTSTAPDAKSNNGLFIRRARLVFSGQVHPNVLFYFQPDFASSPSAGVQNFVQIRDLYFDLSFDKKKEYRVRIGQSKIPYGFENMQSSSQRLTLDRSDAINSSILNERDLGVFFYWAPAEIRERFAMLVKDGYKGSGDFGVFAFGVYNGQIANKLDGNRDLNVVTRVTYPFVIGSQIIEPGIQAYTGKWAFTGEVSSGVTVNDPQYVKDQRVGATFVLYPRPFGIQTEYNIGKGPRYNTLTKTIDETDLNGGYVLLNYKWNIKKQVIYPFAKFQYYDGGKKYEKDARSYVVRDYEFGIEWQPLKAFELTAEYVVADRTFVDSALPVNRQQGNVLRLQAQFNF
- a CDS encoding glycosyltransferase; this translates as MSIDYSANKTILVAPLNWGLGHATRCIPIIKALQENNFIPIIASDGVALALLRKEFPYIQTLELPSYHIEYAKNGKNFKWKLIKNLPKMITAILDEKKMVNSWIRKHGIDGIISDNRLGVFSKRVPSVFMTHQLNVMTGNTTWFTSKCHQQVIKKYTECWVPDTDGEVNLTGNLGHLETKELNLKYIGPLSRMKKKETPIVYDLMIILSGPEPQRTFLDEKLQKEAAKFDGKVVFVQGIVEKTQEKWQAGNVTYYNFMNSKQLEQTFNESEFVLCRSGYTTVMDLAKLGKKAFFIPTPGQYEQEYLAVKLQEENLVPYTMQDDFTIDDLSKVKSFKGLSQFENNIDWESLFSVFEDKV
- a CDS encoding response regulator transcription factor — encoded protein: MKKTQTKILLVDDEPDILEIVGYNLAQEGYQIVTASNGKDAIAKAQKELPELIIMDVMMAEMDGMEACEHIRKIPELNNVIITFLTARSEDYSQVAGFDAGADDYITKPIKPKLLVSKVKALLRRLKEQEIVSDTINVGGIEINREEYKIIKGNVEIALPRKEFELFYLLASKPGKVFKRDEILDKVWGNEVVVGGRTIDVHIRKLREKIGEDLFKTIKGVGYKFEV
- a CDS encoding sensor histidine kinase codes for the protein MKINFKKTYKFAIKSALYISLFATGFVLILMSLFYKNQLKHQIAFGIVFIIIIYIFSFLVLQYRVERFIYRRVKKIYDEVSLLESTTLINQPINTDMETLSREVKKFATDKKLEIEMLEIREQYRREFLGNVSHELKTPLFTVQGYVSTLLDGAMDDKHIRKKYLKRAEKGVERLIYIVEDLDMITKLESGDLDLVMTDFDIVELIQNVFELLEMKADKKKIKLSFESKNVQSVIVRGDQDRIQQVLENLIVNSIKYGKEGGLTEVGIVNLTKKKVLIRVSDTGEGVEKQNIPRLFERFYRVDKSGTRSEGGSGLGLAIVKHIIEAHKEKVYVESEFGIGSEFSFTLEKAYKAQKPEVKKS